The following proteins are encoded in a genomic region of Haloarcula salinisoli:
- a CDS encoding undecaprenyl-diphosphate phosphatase — protein MNPVLVAILLGILQGILEWIPVSSEGGVALASTALAGFAPEDATRLALFLHAGTGVAAIAYYRADVADILGSVRELTRRPFADETADLSFLAIATVATGLTGLPAYLLLDAAVSGLEGGLFLALVGGLLVLTGLLQRFAVALSLGERHSPNWLDAVFVGALQGVAILPGVSRSGTTVSALLLRGHEGESSLRLSFLLSIPAAMGANALVLLDDGVPAIDPLSAVVALAVSAVVGYLTVDALVRLVRRVPFWTVCVVFGGLGVVGGLLVAL, from the coding sequence ATGAATCCCGTCCTCGTCGCCATCCTGCTTGGTATCCTCCAGGGGATACTGGAGTGGATTCCCGTCTCCAGCGAGGGCGGGGTCGCGCTCGCCTCGACGGCGCTGGCCGGGTTCGCACCCGAGGATGCGACACGGCTGGCGCTCTTTTTACACGCCGGGACCGGCGTCGCCGCCATCGCGTACTACCGGGCAGACGTGGCCGACATTCTCGGTTCGGTCCGCGAGCTCACCCGGCGCCCGTTCGCCGACGAGACCGCTGACCTCTCCTTTCTGGCGATAGCGACGGTCGCAACGGGACTGACCGGATTGCCGGCGTATCTCCTGCTCGACGCCGCCGTCTCCGGGCTGGAGGGCGGACTGTTCCTCGCGCTGGTCGGTGGCCTGCTCGTTTTGACGGGGCTGCTCCAGCGGTTCGCCGTCGCGCTGTCGCTGGGCGAGCGCCACAGTCCGAACTGGCTCGACGCCGTCTTCGTCGGCGCCCTCCAGGGCGTGGCCATCCTCCCGGGCGTCTCCCGCTCCGGAACGACCGTCAGTGCGCTCCTGTTGCGCGGTCACGAGGGGGAGTCGTCGCTGCGGCTCTCCTTCCTGCTGTCGATTCCGGCGGCGATGGGAGCTAACGCCTTGGTACTACTCGACGACGGTGTGCCGGCCATCGACCCGCTGAGTGCGGTGGTCGCGCTGGCCGTCAGCGCGGTCGTCGGCTATCTCACCGTCGACGCCCTGGTCAGACTGGTCCGCCGGGTCCCGTTCTGGACCGTCTGTGTGGTCTTCGGTGGCCTGGGCGTCGTCGGCGGGTTGCTGGTGGCGCTCTGA